From the Achromobacter xylosoxidans A8 genome, the window CAGCAGAACATTGAAGGTCTGTACATTGACCACGGCGGTTGGCTGAAAGGCTGGCTGCGGCGCAAGCTCGGCGATGCCAGCAGCGCCGCCGACCTGGCGCATGACACGTTCGTGCGCCTGCTAGCCAAGGATGCCTTGCCCGAAATACGCGAGCCGCGCGCGCTGCTGACCACTATCGCGCACGGGCTGGTCCTGAATCTGCGCCGCCGCCAGCGCATAGAGCAGGCTTACCTGGAAGCCCTGGCGCTTCTGCCGGAACCGCAGACGCCATCGCCCGAAACCCAGGCCATCCTGCTCGAAACCCTGCTCGAGATCGATCGCCTGCTCGACGCCCTGCCCCGGCTGGTGAGGCAAGCTTTTCTGCTGTCCCAGATCGACGGCAAGCGCCAAAGCGAGATCGCGGTCGAACTCGGGGTGTCGGTTCCCACGGTCAAGCGCTACATCGCCAAGGCTTTGGCGCACTGCTGCTTCGCGTGACCCCGAGTTGCAAGGAACCCGGCCCATGACCCCCATCGCCGCCAGCGTCCGTCTTCAGGCAGCGCAATGGCTGGTCGAACTTCAGGCGGACAGCGTAGCCTCTGACACGCTTCGGAGCTGGCGGGAATGGCGCGCGGCGGATCCCGAACACGAACGGGCATGGCAGCATGTCGAAGGCTTTCAAGCCAGATTGCAGGGCGTGCCCGCCCCCTTGGCCCGAGCGGCCCTCAGCGCGCCCGGCTCCCTCGCGCGGCGCAGGCTCGTCAAGGCGCTGGCGCTTGCCGTCTTTGCCGGCGGCGCGGGCTCGATGCTGGACGAACAGCGTACCTGGCGGCGCTGGACGTCCGATAACCGGACCGGCACGGGCGAGCTTCTGAACCGTGTGCTTCCCGACGGCACCCAGGTCGCGCTCAACGCCGGCACCGCCATCGATATCCAGTTTTCGCAGACAGCGCGCGCGTTGCGCCTCATCAGCGGCGAACTGCTGGTCACCACCGCGCCGGATCCGGCAGCGGGCGGCCCTCGTCCCTTCATCGTGCGCACCGGCCAAGGCAGCATCCGCGCCCTGGGCACACGCTTTTCCGTACGCGACCTGGACGGACGCAGCAGTGCGGAAAGCCTGGTCGCCGTATTCGAAGGCGCCGTGGAACTGGCTCCAGCCAGCGGCGCGCCTGCCCTTTTGCAAGCCGGACAGCAAGGCAGGCTCGGACGCCATGCCGCTAGCGCGGCAGGTCCCGCCAACGAAGACACGCTGGCCTGGACGCAAGGCATCATCGTCGCCCAGGACATGCCTCTGCCGGCATTCCTGGCTGAACTTGCACGCTATCGTCCCGGCCGCCTGGCCTGGGACGAAACAGTGGCGCATCTCAAGGTCACGGGCACCTATCCCACCGCCGACACCGACCGCGTCCTGGAAATGCTCGCCGACACCCTGCCCGTCAGCCTGAGCCACCTCACCCGCTATTGGGTGACCGTGCGGTCCCGTCCGGCCGGAAAGAATCGCAGCGGTTGATCCCTTTTCAATTTTCGCGGGGCAAGAAGAGTAGGACCACACATTGCCTTCATTCTTGCTCCGGGGAACTGCATATGGGTTTGAACCGCCCGACACCAACGACTTCCATTCCGGCGGCCAGGCGCCTGCGCCTGCACGCCCTGGCCAGCATGGCCATGCGCGGCCTGCCGGCTTGCGCCGCCATCGCCCCGCTTGTCCTGGGCGTCCCCATGGCGCAAGCGCAGGCCGTGGAGGAACAACGCTACTACGACATCCCCGCCGGTCCGTTGACGGCCGCGCTCAACCGCTACGGCCGTGAGTCCGGCCTGATGCTGTCCTTCTCGACCGAGCAGACCAACGGCCTCCAAAGCAAGGGAATCCAGGGCCGCTACACGGCGCAGGGCGGTTTGCAGGCATTGCTGGCAGGCACCGGTTTCGAGGCCGCCGCGCGGCCCAGCGGAGGCTATGTGCTACGGCCCAGCGGCGCCCAGGTGCTTTCTGCCGTCGAGGTAGTCGGCGCGCATGAAACCGCCGCAGGCCCCTTCTACGGCTACGCGGCCACGCGCAGCGCCACCGGCACCAAGACCGACACGCCGCTGATGGAGACGCCGCAATCCATCACCGTCGTCGGCGCCGAGGA encodes:
- a CDS encoding sigma-70 family RNA polymerase sigma factor is translated as MPASKFAFPQQNIEGLYIDHGGWLKGWLRRKLGDASSAADLAHDTFVRLLAKDALPEIREPRALLTTIAHGLVLNLRRRQRIEQAYLEALALLPEPQTPSPETQAILLETLLEIDRLLDALPRLVRQAFLLSQIDGKRQSEIAVELGVSVPTVKRYIAKALAHCCFA
- a CDS encoding FecR domain-containing protein, whose translation is MTPIAASVRLQAAQWLVELQADSVASDTLRSWREWRAADPEHERAWQHVEGFQARLQGVPAPLARAALSAPGSLARRRLVKALALAVFAGGAGSMLDEQRTWRRWTSDNRTGTGELLNRVLPDGTQVALNAGTAIDIQFSQTARALRLISGELLVTTAPDPAAGGPRPFIVRTGQGSIRALGTRFSVRDLDGRSSAESLVAVFEGAVELAPASGAPALLQAGQQGRLGRHAASAAGPANEDTLAWTQGIIVAQDMPLPAFLAELARYRPGRLAWDETVAHLKVTGTYPTADTDRVLEMLADTLPVSLSHLTRYWVTVRSRPAGKNRSG